In Chryseobacterium gleum, a single genomic region encodes these proteins:
- a CDS encoding PaaI family thioesterase, protein MTPEKRKLITDSFNRSETLQFYKAELLEVETGFISMKIPKMEMMTRKAGMFNGAMIASLVDVSSGYAAVSHYPEDCYVVTVELKVNYLRPAMGDALVSKSYVIKGGGKIIVVRTEIYVQTEGSESESHVATSLVTMMKIK, encoded by the coding sequence ATGACACCAGAGAAAAGAAAACTCATCACAGACAGCTTCAACCGTTCGGAAACTTTACAGTTTTATAAAGCAGAACTGCTGGAAGTAGAAACCGGTTTTATATCCATGAAAATTCCTAAAATGGAAATGATGACCAGAAAAGCCGGAATGTTCAATGGGGCAATGATTGCCTCTTTAGTGGATGTTTCTTCAGGATACGCTGCTGTGAGCCATTATCCTGAGGACTGTTATGTAGTAACCGTTGAGCTGAAAGTGAATTATCTTCGTCCTGCAATGGGAGATGCTCTGGTTTCAAAATCTTATGTCATTAAAGGTGGTGGAAAAATCATTGTGGTGAGGACGGAAATCTATGTTCAGACTGAAGGTTCTGAATCAGAAAGTCATGTAGCGACTTCATTAGTGACTATGATGAAAATAAAATAA
- a CDS encoding helix-turn-helix domain-containing protein: MKLINFHLFSSKQNSSIMLNDYKKYELFGKTLIQKIDLKGPFRYDFPVSEQACFLYVIKGEFQYKTDEQEFDIATNYSLLLNCISAGKHIQHSKSEDCKIVIVTFYPDILKRIYDRELPLLLQKPVNKVSNKSSGKINNDFLIQKYVEGLLFYFENPSLINEDILILKVKEIMLLLAQSQNADSVQLILSQLFSPTTYSFKQIIEANLFSQLTIEQLADQSNLSVSSFKREFAKLYHDTPANYIRNKKLEKAAELLLISDERITDIAFDCGFNDLATFTKNFSDKYHISPSGYRQKQKEKQ, encoded by the coding sequence ATGAAATTAATTAACTTTCACTTGTTTTCTTCAAAACAGAACTCATCAATTATGCTGAATGATTACAAAAAATACGAATTATTTGGAAAAACCCTGATCCAGAAAATTGATCTGAAAGGTCCGTTCAGATATGATTTTCCAGTTTCGGAGCAGGCGTGTTTTCTGTATGTTATTAAAGGTGAGTTTCAATATAAAACAGATGAGCAGGAGTTTGATATTGCCACGAATTATTCCCTGCTTCTGAACTGTATCAGTGCCGGAAAACATATTCAGCATTCAAAATCAGAGGACTGCAAGATTGTCATCGTTACTTTCTACCCGGATATCCTGAAAAGAATCTATGACAGGGAGCTGCCTTTATTGCTGCAAAAGCCTGTCAATAAGGTTTCTAACAAATCAAGCGGGAAAATAAATAATGATTTCCTGATTCAAAAATATGTAGAAGGACTGCTTTTTTACTTTGAAAATCCTTCACTTATTAATGAAGATATATTAATTCTTAAGGTAAAAGAAATTATGCTGTTGCTGGCCCAGTCACAGAATGCAGATTCAGTTCAATTGATTCTTTCACAGCTTTTCTCTCCTACCACTTATTCTTTTAAGCAAATTATTGAAGCCAATTTATTTTCACAGCTCACGATCGAACAGCTTGCAGACCAAAGTAACCTGAGCGTATCATCTTTCAAAAGAGAATTTGCAAAGCTATATCATGATACACCCGCCAACTATATCAGAAATAAAAAACTGGAAAAGGCTGCCGAACTATTGTTAATATCAGATGAACGTATCACCGATATCGCTTTTGACTGCGGTTTTAATGACCTGGCCACCTTTACCAAAAACTTCAGCGATAAATATCATATTTCTCCCTCCGGATACCGCCAGAAACAGAAAGAAAAACAGTAA
- a CDS encoding type IA DNA topoisomerase — MKLCIAEKPSVARDIAKVLGATMPKQGYMEGNGYCVTWTFGHLCTLKEPHDYGPQYKSWNLFSLPIIPNSFGIKLIPNKGVENQFKVIEKLVEECDEVINCGDAGQEGELIQRWVLQKAKCNKPVQRLWISSLTEDAIKEGFASLKPAEDYKNLYLAGNARAIGDWLLGINATRLFTKKFGGNKAVLSIGRVQTPTLAMLVQRQKEIDAFTTEEYWELKTRYRDVLFSAAIDRLKTLERAEKGLEYLKVNPFEIVSFEIKEGKEKNPRLFDLTGLQVEANKKYGYSAENTLNYVQSLYEKKHVTYPRVDTTYLSDSLYPKIPGILQKMYPYQDLIAPLLEAPIPKSKAVFDDTKVTDHHAIIPTEIPPSQNLSREEKLIYDLIAKRFIAVFYPECKISNTLVEGKVGTIPFKTSGRQVLEAGWRAVYAKEPKEEVTDKEKEKEEEQTIPEFVVGETGPHDPMIHQGKTTPPKPYTEATLLRAMETAGKQVEDEELREMLKNNGIGRPSTRANIIETLFKRKYIEKKRKNLIATQTGIQLIDTIEDELLKSPELTGEWESKLRKIEKGEYEANLFKEELIQMVTELTEKVVYGKGKVITLEEEAKEEMKEKKKREPAQKKELQSWEETKCPKCKEHNLIKGKTAVGCSDFKNCGFKITFEIFGKKLSDKQLLDLALKGKTSKLKGFSAHTEAITEGVLTLSDDFQVQLS, encoded by the coding sequence ATGAAATTATGTATTGCCGAGAAACCCAGTGTTGCCAGAGATATTGCCAAAGTATTGGGCGCTACCATGCCTAAACAAGGCTATATGGAAGGGAACGGCTATTGCGTAACATGGACGTTCGGACACCTTTGCACCCTGAAAGAACCTCACGACTACGGCCCACAATACAAATCCTGGAATCTCTTTTCACTGCCGATTATTCCCAACAGCTTTGGAATCAAGCTGATCCCGAATAAAGGTGTGGAAAATCAGTTTAAAGTCATTGAAAAACTAGTCGAAGAATGTGATGAGGTCATTAACTGCGGGGATGCCGGGCAGGAGGGAGAACTCATTCAGCGTTGGGTATTGCAGAAGGCAAAATGCAACAAACCGGTTCAGCGTTTATGGATTTCTTCCCTTACAGAAGATGCTATTAAAGAGGGGTTTGCGAGTTTAAAACCTGCAGAAGATTATAAAAATCTATATCTTGCCGGAAATGCCAGAGCGATAGGAGATTGGCTGTTGGGAATCAATGCTACAAGGCTTTTTACGAAGAAATTCGGAGGGAATAAAGCTGTTCTTTCTATCGGAAGGGTGCAGACTCCCACATTGGCTATGCTTGTGCAGCGTCAGAAAGAAATTGATGCCTTTACCACAGAAGAATATTGGGAACTGAAAACCAGATACCGTGATGTTCTTTTCAGTGCGGCAATTGATCGTTTAAAAACGTTGGAACGTGCAGAAAAAGGATTGGAATATCTTAAAGTCAATCCATTTGAGATCGTTTCTTTCGAAATTAAAGAAGGAAAGGAAAAAAATCCACGACTTTTCGACCTGACCGGACTTCAGGTGGAAGCCAATAAAAAATATGGATACTCAGCCGAAAATACGTTGAATTATGTGCAAAGTCTTTATGAAAAGAAGCACGTAACCTATCCGCGTGTTGATACCACTTACTTATCAGACAGTTTATATCCGAAAATACCAGGGATACTTCAGAAAATGTATCCTTATCAGGACCTGATTGCCCCGTTGCTGGAAGCTCCGATTCCAAAATCAAAAGCCGTTTTCGATGATACCAAAGTAACCGATCACCATGCCATCATTCCTACGGAAATTCCGCCTTCACAGAATCTGAGCAGAGAAGAAAAACTGATTTATGATCTGATTGCAAAACGTTTCATTGCTGTATTTTACCCGGAATGTAAAATTTCAAACACATTGGTGGAAGGAAAAGTAGGAACCATTCCTTTCAAAACCAGCGGAAGACAGGTTCTTGAAGCAGGCTGGAGAGCCGTTTACGCCAAAGAGCCTAAAGAAGAAGTAACCGATAAGGAAAAAGAAAAAGAGGAAGAACAAACCATTCCTGAATTTGTCGTAGGAGAAACGGGACCCCACGATCCGATGATCCACCAGGGAAAAACAACGCCTCCCAAACCATACACCGAAGCAACCTTGCTGAGAGCCATGGAAACGGCCGGAAAACAGGTTGAAGATGAAGAGTTGCGTGAAATGCTGAAGAATAACGGTATAGGAAGACCTTCCACCCGTGCCAACATCATTGAAACCCTTTTTAAAAGGAAATACATTGAGAAGAAAAGAAAAAATCTGATCGCTACCCAAACCGGAATTCAGCTGATTGACACCATCGAAGACGAACTTTTAAAAAGTCCGGAACTGACGGGAGAATGGGAATCTAAACTCCGTAAAATTGAAAAAGGCGAGTATGAAGCCAATCTTTTCAAAGAAGAACTGATTCAGATGGTGACAGAATTGACTGAAAAAGTAGTGTATGGAAAAGGAAAAGTGATCACTCTTGAGGAAGAAGCAAAAGAAGAAATGAAGGAGAAGAAAAAAAGAGAACCCGCACAGAAAAAAGAACTTCAGTCCTGGGAAGAAACAAAATGTCCGAAATGTAAAGAACATAATCTGATCAAAGGAAAAACTGCAGTCGGATGTTCCGATTTCAAAAATTGCGGCTTTAAAATTACTTTTGAGATTTTCGGCAAGAAATTATCCGATAAACAGCTTTTAGACCTGGCTTTAAAAGGAAAAACTTCAAAACTGAAAGGCTTCTCCGCACATACGGAAGCAATTACAGAAGGTGTTTTGACTTTAAGTGATGATTTTCAGGTACAGCTTAGCTAA
- a CDS encoding pirin family protein translates to MNKQSDMDRKDFLKKGLLGTGMFVASASLASAMKNDIDEIEPLEPIGYNHLPNTESKIKENSVIHRADTRGKADHGWLLSNHTFSFANYYNPERMHFGVLRVLNDDKVEAGRGFGTHPHDNMEIISIPLEGDLEHKDSMGNTAVIRSGDIQVMSAGTGIMHSEFNKNSDKLVKFLQIWIYPKKRNVTPRYDQITLDKTKGQNQFQQILSPNADDEGVWIHQDAWFHLGTFDQNKETGYQIRKKGNGVYVFILKGSAEIGGETLEERDGFGVWDIQNLNIKALKEGTEILLMEVPMTL, encoded by the coding sequence ATGAACAAACAATCTGATATGGACAGAAAAGATTTTTTAAAGAAAGGATTATTGGGAACAGGAATGTTTGTGGCATCAGCCTCTCTGGCAAGTGCTATGAAAAATGACATAGATGAGATCGAACCATTAGAACCGATCGGATATAATCATCTTCCCAATACAGAATCAAAAATAAAAGAAAACTCTGTAATCCACAGAGCTGACACAAGAGGAAAGGCCGATCACGGATGGCTGTTGAGCAACCATACTTTCAGTTTTGCCAATTATTACAATCCTGAAAGAATGCACTTCGGAGTCCTGCGGGTTTTGAATGACGATAAAGTGGAAGCAGGAAGAGGTTTCGGAACGCATCCTCACGATAATATGGAGATCATCAGTATTCCTTTGGAAGGCGATCTTGAGCATAAAGACAGCATGGGAAATACAGCCGTAATCAGAAGCGGAGATATCCAGGTGATGAGTGCAGGAACCGGAATCATGCATAGTGAGTTCAATAAAAACAGCGATAAGCTTGTAAAATTTCTTCAGATCTGGATTTACCCCAAAAAAAGAAATGTGACACCGAGATATGACCAGATCACTTTAGACAAAACGAAAGGTCAAAATCAGTTTCAACAGATCCTTTCTCCCAATGCAGATGATGAAGGCGTATGGATTCATCAGGATGCATGGTTTCATCTGGGAACTTTTGATCAGAATAAAGAAACCGGTTATCAGATCAGAAAAAAAGGAAATGGAGTGTATGTTTTCATCTTGAAAGGAAGTGCGGAAATAGGCGGAGAGACTTTGGAAGAACGAGATGGATTCGGAGTATGGGATATCCAGAATCTCAATATCAAAGCCCTTAAAGAAGGTACGGAAATTCTTCTGATGGAAGTACCGATGACACTTTAA